A single genomic interval of Metasolibacillus fluoroglycofenilyticus harbors:
- the menD gene encoding 2-succinyl-5-enolpyruvyl-6-hydroxy-3-cyclohexene-1-carboxylic-acid synthase, with the protein MSEREILTNYVYRIVASLLQHGVEEVVVSPGSRSTPLAYAFASTESVKMHRQIDERAAAFYALGIAKASAKPVVLLCTSGTAAANYFPAIIEAKYARVPLIVLTADRPHELREVGAPQTIDQIRLYGGHVKYSMEFPIPDAAPQTVQFIEHHIGRAVAIASSAPFGPVHINIPLREPLLIDFRSLNELTFKASFLQETIPSQAARDFLAQTINDTENGILIIGELPLGLDIAPLWSFIRNCKWPVLIESLANMRGAVPEDCLPYVISTYDAILKNEHFKEAVAAHTVIRFGAQPVSKFVMQFLTQTMPEKYIVIDEDALFRDSTNSSTHFIQGKPGAWLEQLTLQTDSIHYLTLWQQAERIARKHIAAYTAHAQDEGAFVQKMLELVPNGSDIFVSSSMPIRDIDTFFLATNKDIRIFANRGANGIDGVTSTALGFSTVHKRPTYLIIGDLAFLHDANAFIASRYQANDLTVVVLNNDGGGIFSYLPQASIEAHYEDLFGTPTALTFEQLAAMYDVQYERLEHLATFEAALQADKSEPLRLLEVMTDRAVNVTSHRALWQRISEELNKWLQK; encoded by the coding sequence ATGAGTGAACGTGAAATATTAACGAATTATGTGTACCGTATAGTTGCTTCATTATTGCAGCATGGTGTAGAGGAGGTAGTCGTGAGCCCAGGCTCACGTTCAACGCCTCTAGCCTATGCATTTGCGTCAACAGAAAGCGTTAAGATGCATCGCCAAATTGATGAGCGAGCGGCAGCCTTTTATGCATTAGGTATTGCTAAAGCTAGCGCTAAGCCTGTCGTTTTATTATGTACATCCGGCACAGCAGCAGCAAATTATTTTCCAGCAATTATTGAGGCGAAATATGCTCGCGTACCTTTAATCGTATTAACGGCAGACCGACCACATGAGCTGCGTGAAGTAGGGGCTCCGCAAACGATAGATCAAATCCGTTTGTACGGGGGGCATGTCAAATATTCGATGGAATTTCCAATTCCAGATGCAGCTCCGCAAACTGTGCAATTTATCGAGCATCATATAGGACGTGCAGTGGCAATCGCTTCATCAGCGCCATTTGGGCCAGTGCATATTAATATCCCATTACGTGAGCCTTTATTAATTGATTTCAGAAGCTTAAATGAGCTGACATTTAAGGCGAGCTTTTTACAGGAAACCATACCATCACAGGCCGCACGTGATTTTTTAGCACAAACGATTAATGACACAGAAAATGGCATCCTCATTATTGGTGAATTGCCTTTAGGGCTAGATATAGCACCACTTTGGTCCTTTATTCGCAACTGTAAATGGCCAGTATTAATTGAGAGCTTAGCAAATATGCGCGGTGCTGTACCTGAAGACTGTTTGCCATATGTGATTTCAACATATGATGCAATATTGAAAAATGAGCATTTTAAGGAAGCGGTTGCAGCACATACTGTTATTCGCTTCGGTGCACAGCCTGTATCAAAATTTGTTATGCAGTTTTTAACACAGACGATGCCAGAAAAATATATTGTCATTGATGAGGATGCATTATTCCGTGATTCAACGAACAGTTCGACGCACTTCATTCAAGGTAAGCCAGGGGCATGGTTGGAGCAGCTTACGTTGCAAACAGACAGCATTCATTATTTAACCCTTTGGCAGCAGGCGGAGCGGATTGCAAGAAAGCATATCGCAGCATATACAGCGCATGCACAGGATGAGGGAGCATTCGTGCAAAAGATGCTTGAGCTTGTCCCTAATGGCAGTGATATTTTTGTTAGCAGTAGTATGCCAATACGCGATATTGATACATTTTTCCTAGCAACGAATAAGGATATACGCATTTTCGCAAATCGAGGAGCCAACGGTATTGATGGGGTAACGTCAACAGCGCTTGGTTTTAGTACGGTGCACAAGCGACCGACCTATTTAATTATTGGTGATTTAGCCTTTTTACATGATGCCAATGCCTTCATCGCTTCACGTTATCAAGCAAATGATTTAACGGTTGTTGTACTTAATAATGATGGTGGCGGTATTTTTTCTTATTTACCACAAGCGAGTATAGAGGCACATTATGAAGATTTATTTGGTACTCCAACAGCTTTAACTTTTGAGCAGCTTGCGGCAATGTATGATGTGCAATATGAACGTTTGGAGCATTTAGCAACATTTGAGGCAGCGTTGCAAGCAGATAAAAGTGAGCCGCTGCGTTTATTGGAGGTAATGACCGACCGTGCTGTTAACGTCACATCGCATCGTGCACTATGGCAGCGCATCTCTGAGGAGCTGAACAAATGGCTACAGAAATAG
- the menH gene encoding 2-succinyl-6-hydroxy-2,4-cyclohexadiene-1-carboxylate synthase, protein MATEIDGIKVHIRSWNDGASQTIVCLHGFTGSSNTWLPLANNLDARVIAIDLIGHGYTSAPEDVKHYTIDVQVELLDKLFEQLNLQSIILLGYSLGGRIALSYAVRYPNKVQQLILESASPGLKDEEERLVRQKADNQLANEIEQSGLVAFVDKWENIPLFQSQKRLPKTVQQAVREERLQQSEKGLANSLRGMGTGVMPQLWDKLKALEMPITLITGELDTKFVAIAVQMKAHLAKVKHRTIKDVGHAIHVENPAEFATIVKEVFHEI, encoded by the coding sequence ATGGCTACAGAAATAGATGGCATCAAGGTGCATATACGTAGCTGGAACGACGGGGCATCACAGACAATTGTTTGTCTACATGGCTTCACAGGTAGCTCAAACACATGGCTACCGCTTGCCAACAATCTAGACGCACGTGTAATTGCTATTGATTTAATTGGTCATGGTTACACCTCTGCCCCTGAGGATGTGAAGCATTATACGATAGATGTGCAAGTGGAGCTACTAGACAAACTATTTGAGCAGCTTAACTTGCAGTCAATTATTTTACTCGGCTATTCGCTTGGCGGGCGTATTGCTCTTTCCTATGCTGTTCGTTATCCAAATAAAGTTCAGCAGCTAATTTTAGAAAGTGCATCGCCGGGCTTAAAGGATGAAGAAGAGCGATTGGTTCGTCAAAAGGCAGACAATCAGCTTGCAAATGAAATTGAGCAAAGCGGGCTCGTCGCCTTTGTAGATAAATGGGAGAATATCCCGCTGTTCCAATCACAAAAGCGGTTGCCAAAGACTGTTCAGCAGGCAGTGCGCGAGGAGCGTTTACAGCAGAGTGAAAAAGGCTTAGCTAATAGTTTGCGTGGTATGGGTACAGGTGTTATGCCGCAGCTATGGGACAAATTAAAAGCGCTTGAGATGCCTATAACGTTAATAACAGGTGAGCTTGATACGAAGTTTGTTGCAATTGCTGTACAAATGAAGGCGCATTTGGCAAAAGTAAAGCATCGAACAATTAAGGATGTTGGCCATGCAATACATGTGGAAAATCCCGCAGAGTTTGCTACAATAGTAAAGGAAGTATTCCATGAAATTTAG
- a CDS encoding isochorismate synthase: protein MQQKWYNATEVEAGSLNAGTIFYMETVEVSRLSALAFFAAGEESFKGQRYFWQNREKTLTLVGLGHAHIIENNLSMMRFDEVEKQWKQLTKNIVTEEELQPILFGGFTFDPENKTAGEWSAFPESYFTVATFQLMIRGDKAYVSIHLITDGDNAAPHFDELRKQRDILIHAAQVKEVKTYAKPQITSYNEPHKEAYLQSIDEVTAKIKAQEADKVVIARSLALQFEEAVSSPQILSHVVNEQPESYLFGIERTDMLFFGASPERLVKVENGRAYSSCIAGSIKRGTTAEEDEALGQSLLQDSKNRGEHHYVVEMITETFEKNCTTVKVPQQPKLLKIRDIQHLYTPVEGQLTEGATILQLVKDLHPTPALGGVPRADSMQIIRAFEPMNRGLYAAPIGWLDADGNGEFAVAIRSAALLGNAAYLYAGGGIVADSEAQSEYEETLVKFRPMLRALGGAVHE, encoded by the coding sequence AGTGGTACAATGCCACTGAAGTAGAAGCGGGCTCTTTAAATGCGGGAACAATCTTCTATATGGAAACAGTCGAGGTAAGCCGCTTGTCGGCACTTGCCTTTTTTGCGGCTGGGGAAGAATCTTTTAAAGGGCAGCGCTATTTTTGGCAAAATCGAGAAAAAACATTAACATTAGTTGGCTTAGGACATGCGCATATTATTGAAAATAATTTATCAATGATGCGCTTTGATGAAGTTGAGAAGCAGTGGAAGCAATTAACGAAAAATATTGTAACGGAAGAGGAACTACAGCCCATTTTATTTGGCGGCTTTACATTTGACCCAGAGAATAAAACGGCGGGTGAATGGAGTGCCTTTCCAGAGAGTTATTTTACGGTCGCGACATTCCAACTAATGATTCGAGGCGATAAAGCGTATGTCAGCATTCATTTAATAACAGATGGCGATAACGCAGCGCCCCATTTTGATGAACTGCGTAAACAGCGTGATATTTTAATTCACGCTGCACAGGTAAAGGAAGTCAAAACTTATGCAAAGCCACAAATTACTTCCTATAATGAGCCACATAAAGAGGCTTATTTGCAGTCAATTGATGAGGTGACAGCGAAAATCAAAGCGCAAGAGGCAGATAAAGTAGTAATTGCGCGCTCGCTAGCATTGCAGTTTGAAGAGGCTGTGTCATCACCGCAAATTTTGTCTCATGTTGTCAATGAGCAGCCTGAAAGCTATTTATTCGGTATCGAACGCACGGATATGCTCTTTTTCGGTGCTTCACCAGAGCGCTTAGTAAAGGTTGAAAATGGACGTGCTTATTCCTCCTGTATCGCTGGCTCAATCAAGCGTGGTACGACAGCGGAGGAAGACGAAGCATTGGGACAAAGCTTGTTACAAGATAGTAAAAATCGTGGTGAGCATCATTATGTTGTAGAAATGATTACAGAAACTTTTGAGAAAAATTGTACAACTGTTAAAGTGCCACAGCAGCCAAAGCTCTTAAAAATTCGCGATATTCAGCATTTATATACACCTGTAGAAGGACAGCTTACAGAGGGCGCAACGATTCTACAATTGGTGAAGGATTTGCACCCAACACCTGCTCTTGGTGGCGTACCACGAGCTGATTCAATGCAAATTATTCGTGCATTTGAGCCGATGAATAGAGGGCTCTATGCAGCACCTATTGGCTGGTTAGATGCAGATGGCAATGGCGAGTTTGCAGTAGCAATACGTTCGGCAGCCTTGCTCGGGAATGCTGCGTATTTATACGCTGGTGGCGGCATTGTAGCAGATTCTGAGGCGCAATCAGAGTATGAGGAAACATTAGTGAAGTTTAGACCGATGCTACGCGCGCTGGGAGGAGCAGTTCATGAGTGA
- the menB gene encoding 1,4-dihydroxy-2-naphthoyl-CoA synthase gives MTRQWTSLHTYEDIKYEFYNGIAKITINRPEVRNAFRPKTVVELIDAFTRARDDKNIGVIILTGEGEHAFCSGGDQKVRGHGGYVGDDEIPRLNVLDLQRLIRVIPKPVVAMVAGYAIGGGHVLHVVCDLTIAADNARFGQTGPKVGSFDAGYGSGYLARIIGHKKAREIWYLCRQYDAQQALDMGLVNTVVPYAELEDETVKWCEEMLEMSPTALRFLKAAMNADTDGLAGLQQMAGDATLLYYTTDEAKEGRDAFKEKRKPDFGQFPRFP, from the coding sequence ATGACACGTCAATGGACTTCATTACATACGTATGAAGATATTAAGTACGAGTTTTACAACGGTATTGCGAAAATTACAATTAACCGTCCAGAAGTTCGTAATGCATTTCGACCAAAAACGGTAGTAGAATTAATTGATGCTTTTACGCGCGCGCGCGATGATAAAAATATCGGCGTTATTATTTTAACGGGTGAAGGTGAGCATGCATTCTGCTCAGGTGGTGACCAAAAAGTACGCGGACATGGCGGCTACGTAGGCGATGATGAAATTCCACGTTTAAACGTTCTTGATTTACAGCGATTAATTCGTGTAATTCCTAAGCCAGTTGTAGCAATGGTAGCAGGCTATGCAATCGGTGGCGGTCATGTATTGCACGTTGTTTGTGACTTAACAATTGCGGCTGATAACGCACGTTTCGGACAAACAGGACCAAAAGTGGGTTCATTCGATGCTGGCTATGGCTCAGGCTATTTAGCACGTATTATCGGTCATAAAAAAGCGCGTGAAATTTGGTATTTATGCCGTCAGTATGATGCACAGCAAGCGCTAGATATGGGCTTAGTAAATACGGTTGTTCCATATGCAGAGCTTGAAGATGAAACAGTTAAATGGTGTGAGGAAATGCTAGAAATGTCACCAACGGCACTTCGCTTCTTAAAAGCAGCAATGAACGCTGATACAGATGGTTTAGCAGGCCTTCAACAAATGGCTGGTGACGCTACATTACTTTACTATACAACAGATGAAGCGAAAGAAGGACGCGATGCATTTAAAGAAAAGCGCAAGCCTGATTTCGGTCAATTCCCAAGATTCCCTTAA